The DNA region CCGATACACTGAAAGAAGCGATCAATCTCTTTGAAACAGAACAGCATAATCAGCGTCTGGAAAATGCAGCAGCCTTAGGTGCATACTGGGGAGTACTTACAGGAACTGTTTTCTAAAGTAAAAGTGGCACCTGCGGTGCAATCAAAAAACGGCAGAACACTGATCATAACGATCAGTATTCTGCCGTTTTGTTGTTATACTATATACAATTTATATCGAATTTTCATCACTATCAACAACTTAAGAACCCTATAGATTGGATCTTTTGTTGTGATGATATTTAACCTTTCTTGAATTATTATTTCTTGGCGTCTTCCCGTCATCAGGACGTACAGGAACAACGGAACGTTTGATTTCGTTCATAATCCTATTTATTTTTAACGTTCTTTTGATCGGAGATGAGAAGACAGCTTCTGCAAATTCTTCACGTAAAGAGCCAATGATGGTATTTACATTTGCCAAGTGGTATTGTGTACAAACTTTAAAAAATGATTTTGTGCATTATACCATGGCTTTATATTGGATTCTTAAGTTGTTGATAGTGATAATACATCTGATACTCATTATATTATAATCAGAGCATTTTGTCAAATTTCTTTAACAGGTGAGATAAATCAGGCATTAGCTTGTCTAAGTAGTGAAAGAAAAATAATTCTTTCAGAATTCTAAATGAAAAGTCTAATAAGACATTATACCTGAAACTCCTTTCGGAACGAATAATAACTGCATTAACGACCATATACGAAACCATCTCCATGTTTTGGATTGGCAAATTAGAAATGAACTGCTGATTTTCGATTGGCAATTTCAAAATAGAACACTGTTTTTCGGTTGGCAATTTTGAAGTAAAGTGCTGTTTTCCGCTTGGCAATTTCGAAATGATGTGATATAATATAGGTAACTACTGATTTTAAGGAGAGTTTCGCCATGTATATACAACGTGATATAGACAAAACACTGCAGCAATGGAAAGAAGAAAAAAAGCATAAACCTTTGATTCTCCGTGGAGTAAGACAGTGCGGAAAAACGTCTGCGATAAGACATCTATCAGAACAGTTCGAAAACTATATTGAAATCAACTTTGAAAAACACAGTGAACTTTGCAGCCTGTTTGAAGGTAACTTTGATATAAAGGCGATCATAATCAAACTTGAACTTTTTTTCTCATCGAAAATCACCACTGGGAAAACTCTTTTGTTTATTGATGAAATACAGGAATGTCCACGAGCTGTTACTGCTCTGAGATACTTTTACGAAGATATGCCGGAACTGCATGTTATCGCCGCCGGATCCCTTCTTGAATTTGTCTTAAACGGAAAAGGCGTAAAAAAAGAAACAATAGATTTCCCTGTCGGACGTGTGAGAAGTATTTTCATGTATCCTTTTTCTTTCACGGAATATCTTCGTGGTACCAAAAAGGAAATTCTTGCAGACTATCTGAAACAACATGATGGTAACACTGACAATCCGGCTCATGAACAGCTTATAAGTGAATATAAAACTTTTCTTGTTGTAGGTGGCATGCCGGAGGCGATAGCAGAATATATTGATTCCGGAAGTCTGTTTAACTGCCAGCAGATACACAGAGATATCATAACAAACTTCATCGACGATTTTAATAAATACCGTTCAGATGTGCCTGCCGATATTATCAGAAAAGTATTTGACTATGCTGTTCACAATGTATGCGGACAGACAAAATCATCATCGGCAATAAAAGGAATAAGTGCATACTATTTTGATACCGGAATAGATCTTCTCCGAAGAGCCGGACTTGTTTATCCGGTAAAGGCATCATCGTGCGACACTATCCCGCTTGGCAGCTGTGAAAAGGAAACCAATAAAAAACTGCTGTTATTTGATACTGGTATCTATCTTACCGTATGCGGTCTTAATACATATGAACTCCTCAGCAGCGATATCTTTGATGAGATGAACAAGGGAAACGTTGTAGAAATGCAGACCGGACTTGAAATAATAAAATACACAAATCCGTACACTGAATCTTCCCTTCACTACTGGTACAGAAGTGGTGCAAATGCTGAAATAGATTATGCCATCATAAAAGAAAACACTGTCATACCTGTCGAAGTAAAAGCAGCCGGAAAAGGCAGTATGCAAAGCATGCACAGTTTTCTTGAAACTCATCCGTCAAGTAAATACGGAATAAGAGTTTCACTTGAAAACTTCAATAATTACGATAATATAAGAGTTTATCCAGTTTATGCAGTAAGTAAATTCTGCAATTAAAAATGGTAGCACCTTCGGTGCAATCGAAAAACGGCAGCACGCCGATCTTACCGATCGGTGTGCTGCCGTTTGTTATATAAAAAATGATTTGTGAATAATTAAACAATAGTAATCAAATTATAATTTTTGATATCATGCTAAAAACTGAGTTTTTAGCATAATGAAATCAAGTATGTCAACAGAGCCATTCTGATTGAAGTCAGCAGCATTAATATTAATTTCCGCACCTTCTATGTTCAGTAACCATTTTTTTAGTGCAACTATGTCAGCTGCAGATATTGTTCCGTCGTTGTTACAGTCACCTAACACTATATCTTCATCTGTCAGCTTAATAATACTGAACTCTTTATTGTCATAATAATCATCAAGTTCATATGTTGCCAGATTGTATGAGTTAAATTTTTCAAGATCAAATACAAGATCTGAACAAGCAGGTCGGAATATGAAACCATCATGGGATTCGTATATGTAGAATAACTGTGCCAGATTATTAACAGGATCTATGAGCTGTATATTCGTTCCGTTTTCAGAACCAAAGTTTAACACATCCATATTTAATGATGATGATTTATTTTTAATAAAATATCCACCATCAGAGTTTTTCGTAAAGTGCCATATTTGGTTTTCCAGATTTGATTTTTCTTCACCTGAAACATTGAACCCATTTTCAGTCAAATAACGCTTTAATTTGCGATTGTAAATATACGCATCAAACTCATCACCGAAGTCTGATAATTTATTATCACAATAGTATTTCTTTATCAGAAATTTTTTGTTTTCGAGATTTTCATCCAAAGGATATGTCGCCAGATTAAAGTTATTAAACGTTTCAAGATCAAACACTAAATTCGAACACTTAGGTTTAATGAGATATCCGTCTCCTGCGTTATAAATATAAAATTGCTGAGCTGAATTGCCGGAAAATTCACAAAGTTGAATGTTGGTTCCTCCTGATGTTCCGTAATTAGACACATCCAGACTTAATCCGCTTTTTCTATTTGTGATTGTATATCCGCCATCTGACTGCTTTACAAATTTCCAGAGATGTTCATCACCATCATTGGATTTGGCTCCATATACATTACTCTCATCAAATGATAATGCAACATCTAATGATGAATTATAAATGGAAGCATAAAATTCAGATCCAAGATCAGCTTTTGTGTAGTTATTAAAAGGAGAATCCAAATTAACATCAGGCGATTCCGCGTACCAAATCTGATCAACATTATCTATTGTAAGACCTGAATTTGCATTTTGAGCCATTTGAGTTTCAGGAAACCTTGTATAAGCAGGACCAAAACCACCTGTGTCAGCAAGGTAAAATACACCATCAGTATAGTCGGTCAGTACCATAGCATGGATGCCTGATCTGTAAATCACAATTCCTTCAGGATGTTCTTCTAAAAGACTGATTAATCCGGCTCTTCCTGAATTGAATCTTCGATTCTTAATTACAATACCTTTATATTCAAAACTGTTAAGTAAACCAGCGCCTTCGAGCCATGCTGTACTCCTGACCGCACTTTCTGTAATGGTATCCCAGTCGCTGTCGCCACGCATCATCGCGGTTCTTCTGAGAAGAATAGTTGCAGCAGCAAGAGTACAGGTATAATTAGTGTTCTGCGTTATAAAAACAGAAGACTGATTAATATCTTCAAATGTAGCCGCTTCCAGACTGCTTAAATTTGCCGTGTTAAAAAGAATACACAACATTACCAGTACACTTAATAATTTTTTTACTAACATAATAATCACCGTTCCCTTTCAGATATATTATGGAAAATAAGACACAGATTAATATTTACCACGCCATCACAACATAAACTATTAGTCGATAGATATCATTATAAAAAATGAGCTTTTAACATAATAAAGTCAAGTATGTCAACAGAGCCATTCTGATTGAAGTCAGCTGTATCAATATTAATTTCTGCACCTTCTATGTTCAGTAACCATTTTTTTAGTGCAACTATGTCAGCTGCAGATATTGTTCCGTCGTTGTTACAGTCACCTTTTAAAGAGTTCTTTTCTATTGTAAATTTAATCACATTACTCATATTATAGGTATCATCATCAAAAATAGAATCAACATAAGCTTCATAATATCCTTTAGGAAGCAAAACATCATAAGACAGTTCAGTTAAATTACTTTTTTCAAAGTAAGAATCACCATCCCATAATTTATCTTTCCAGATTTTCAAATTGAATGATTTCGCATTTGGAATACTATTCCACTCAAATGATGTTGCTTGATTCTCCGTGCCAGTTTCAACGCTCAGTTTCGAACCGTTTTTTATTTCAAATGAAATAATATTACTCATCTTTACATATTCTTCGTTTTTGGTTGTATCTAAATATGCTTCATATTTACCAGCAGGGAGAACTGTGCTGAATTCGGTACCGGTAATCCCCCATTCTATATGATATGCTTCTCCATCCCATACTTTATGATCTTTCCAGATTTTCAAATCATACGATGATGCCCCATCGACAGAATTCCATGAGAACACAGTCTCCGCAGAGGAGTTACCTTGTTCAAAATATAATAATGTTCCATCTTCAACCTTAAATTCAACTACATTAGTCATTTTATACGAATCATCAGGGTAAACTACATCTACGTATGCGAAATAGGTCCCGGAAGGAAGCTTTAAATCACATTTAGTATCTTTACAATCCCATTCTGTTTTAAAATCATCTCCTTCCCAAAGCTTGTCTTTCCATATTCTTAAGTTATAATAATCAGCGTTTTCAACCTGATTCCATGAGAATTCAGTGTTTGAAGTTGAATATCCCGCAGATACAGTTAAATCATTAGATACAATACTTACATCAGGCGATTCCACGTACCAAATCTGATCAACATTATCTATTGTAAGACCTGAATTTGCATTTTGAGCCATTTGAGTTTCAGGAAACCTTGTATAAGCAGGACCAAAACCACCTGTGTCAGCAAGATAAAAAATACCATCAGTATAGTCGGTCAATACCATAGCATGGATGCCTGATCTGTAAATCACAATTCCTTCAGGATGTTCTTCTAAAAGACTGATTAATCCAGCTCTTCCTGAATTGAATCTACGATTCTTAATTACAATACCTTTATATTCAAAACTGTTAAATAAACCAGCGCCTTCAAGCCATGCTGTACTCCTGACTGCATTTTCCGTAATGGTACCCCAGTCGCTGTCGCCACGCATCATCGCGGTTCTTCTGAGAAGAATAGTTGCAGCAGCAAGAGTACAGGTATAATTAGTGTTCTGCGTTATAAAAACAGAAGACTGATTAATATCTTCAAATGTAGCCGCTTCCAGACTGCTTAAATTTGCCGTGTTAAAAAGAATACACAACATTACCAGTACACTTAATAATTTTTTTTACTAACATAATAATCACCGTTCCCTTTCAGATATATTATGAAAAATAAAATACAGATTAATATTTACCATGTCATCACAACATAAACTATTAGCCGGTATCTATCATCCATAATATTGTATTTCTTAACTGACTCCTATTATATAGATAAAAAAATGGACCCTCAATAGGGTTACAAGACAAATTTCTAAAAAATAATGGACAGGTAAAAAAAGGAGGAAAATCAGTAATCAGTATGTAGCATTGAGGTACGATATAGCTAAATCATTGAATTCACAAAATCAATGTGATAAAATTAAATAAGAATATTAGAATATAGGATAGTATTTTTGGAGGCTTATATGGAGAAAAAAGAACAGATTAAAAATGAAAATAAAGAACCAAAAAGATTTTCATTTTCGGCTACCTATTGGTTTCTTGTCAATAAGCTTTTTAACAGACGTCAAATTAACAAGGAATTGGTTGAATGGCTTGGACTATGTTTTAACGCCCCTTTAGAAGCAATCAAAACTGAACTCACAACAGACCAGGCAAAAGAAAATATAACAGACCTTATAAACGATTTAAATTCCTTTGGCATTCCAGACAATGGAACAGATAAAAATCAGCGATTTTTTATTCTGAGAACATCAACAGTCTACCCTGAATTTCGTTACAGACTTGCAAAATTTCTGATGTCCGATGACGAAAATTCTCTTAACCAATGCTATCTGATGCGTATTCGTAACCAAATCACAGATCAGTTGAAAATCAAAATAAATGAAGCCTGTAAAACAAATAAACTATGTTCAACTGACAATAATCCTGACAAAGTGATTCATGACATTGTAGAAAAACTGTGCAGTTATGATCTTGCCTCGGCAAAACAACCTGAAAAACAGGATACAAACCATTAACAGCAAAGATCCTTACTACGCCTATACATTACTTACTATAGTCTCTCTATTCGGAGAATTACGCGGGGATGAGGTTAAACCGCATAAGAACAAATCAGAAAAGGCCATTGATCCTTCTGATGCCGCAAAAGAATTTGACAAACTCGTAACACTGCTCTCTGAAGAGGTTAAAACCGATGCAGAACTTTTACGCACAAACATCATTTCAGATTACAAAGGTGCTGAAGTTCTTTTTAACTATGAATGGGAGAATTTTATTGAATCCCGAGGCAAACGAACCGGAACACTATCTAAAATACGTCTTGAAAAAATATTGAAATATGCTTTGGCAGTACATAAGGAAAAGCAAAAATTATTCAATATAAATAATAACAGCCATGAGGCTATAGAGATATGTACTGCTTCAATAAATGCTGCTAAATATGAAAATCGGTTAGAAGATATATCTGTATGTCTTTATATTCTGCGTCTCTATAATGCAATCGCTATAGACTATTGGAAAAAGAAAGATCAAATGAACTTTAGCTATTATTTCGATGAAGGAAAAAAATATCTGGGAAAAATACTTCCTTTGGTTTCCGTTCTGGATTCAAATGATATGTCAAAAGACGCGATAAATAACAGGAATTTGCTGAAAATGCAAATAGAACAGGAAATACCTGAAACCATTAATTTCTTGCATCAGGAAGGCATATATTATTCTTTCACCCACCAATACAAAGCTTCCATCAATGTATATTACAAATATATCAACGAACTGAAAACCAGAGAAAAAAATTATTCAGGTGACTATAGAGAGCATATAAAATGGCTGATAAATTCTGCAGAGAATGACCTTGCTTTTGTAATGATGAAAGCCTATGATCTTTCATATGCTGAAAAATTTTTTGAGCATACATTAAAGAACAGAAAATCGCTTATTATTGAAAACAAAGAGCGCAAACTATCCTTAGTTTACACAAATCTTGCTCAGATAAAAAACATCATCAATGATTTTGATGAAGCTCTGGAATATATAGAAAAAGCATACGACACACGAATGAAATTATATGATGACGAAAAACTTGGGGCAAGCTCTCCTGTTCTCTCATTAACCACCTATGCACACATTTATATACGACGTGCTGTCCAAAAGATAGACACAAGAAACGAAGATTTGAAAACAGCAAAGCAAAAACTCGATTTAGCTTTAAAACTTTATGATAAAACTCCAAAAGCTGATAGATTGCTGTGCAATAAGTCATATATCAAGACACTTATACTTATAGGAGTTATAAAAAATATTGAAAACATGATTGATTCAAAAAGCGAACCGGATAACGGCATCAGTTACCTGGAGGCGGCTGCACAATTCAATAAAAAACTCTTTACAGATAACTCAGGCGAGATATTCAATATACCGTTTATCGAATACAAAATTAACATTCAGCTTCTGATTACAGAAATAAAAATCAAACAGTTTATGAATACAAAACCAACAAAAAAACACGAAGCAGAAGCTGCAGCTGATTCTGCCCTTTCTGAACTTGGAAAAGAACTTAAACCTTACTGTCGTGACTTTCTTAAAAAGCTAAAAACACTGGAAAAAGAGAACAAACCTTGCAGTTGGCAAAACATAGAATTGAACAGTTTCTCACCGTTACTTCAATGTACAATCTACATTATACTCATTATAATGCGACTTAATGAATCGAATAAGCATAAGAGCATTAACGATGACCCGGATACAGCAATGTTAATTCAAAAATTAATTGACAGAGCAAGAAAAGGTGCAGATCTACTATGCAGTCAAACACATGACGATTACGAAAACAATAACGACAAAGCTTTTAAAACTCTCAAAAAATTTACTGATAACCTTGCTCCGTTCACCAACCCACAAACCGAATTTTATTCAATATCATATCTCATGCTGCTGTAATACCTATAAACACGGTAAATTGATGGAACTTCAGTTTCAGTTATTAAAGGCAGTGCATATTTGACACATAGTTTCGGAACGAGTAAAAATTCATTAACGACCATATACGGAAACAGCACGCCGGCGGCGTGCTGTTTCTGATTATTTATTAAATTTTTCTGCTCATGCTTTCCTTACAGCGTCCTTCATTGACTTTACATATTCGCCAACATACGGAGCTGCGTCTTTTCCGTGCTTTTCGAGGAGCTTGATTATTGCTGAACCAACGATGGCGCCGTCTGAAAGGGCGGCCATTTTTTCGGCCTGCTCCGGTCTTGAAATACCGAAACCTACGGCACACGGAACGTCGGTGTTTTCGCGGATGACCTTTATTATGCCACTGAGATCAGTTGTGATCTCGCTTCTCATACCGGTAACACCAAGGCTTGAAACTACGTAAATAAATCCTGTCGCATCCTTTGCAATCATGGCAACGCGGTCGGCGGATGTCGGAGCGATGAGAGAGATGAGGTCAACATCGTATTTTGCCGCAACGTCAGCAAACTCCTCCTTTTCCTCGAACGGAAGATCAGGAAGGATGATGCCGTCGATACCGGTTTCATTGCTGCGCTTCATGAAACGTTCAGCACCGTATGAGAATACGACATTTGCATATGTCATGAACACCAGCGGGATAGTGATATCCTTACGGAGCTTAGTTACAAAATCAAAGATCTTATCAGTTGTGATACCGCCTGCAAGCGCACGTATATTCGCACCCTGGATTACCGGACCTTCAGCTGTCGGATCGGAGAACGGTATACCGAGTTCGATGAGGTCAGCGCCATTTTCAACTGCTGCACGTACTACCTTTTCAGTTGTTTCAAGGTCAGGATCACCGCATGTGATGAACGGAATGAATGCCTTTCCGTCTGCAAACGCATTTCTTATCTTACTCATGGATATCCTCCCCTCTGTAACGTGCAATGGCAGCACAGTCCTTGTCGCCTCTGCCTGAAATAGTGATGATGATGATCTTGTCCTTATCCATCGTCGGAGCAAGCTTCATTGCGTATGCAACGGCGTGGGATGATTCTATTGCAGGGATGATTCCCTCTGTTCTTGAAAGATATTCAAATGCATTTACTGCTTCGTCATCTGTTACCGGAACATATTCTGCACGGCCGATGTCGTGTAAATGTGCATGTTCAGGACCTACGCCCGGATAGTCAAGTCCGGCTGAGATGGAGTAAACAGGAGCTATCTGACCGTATTCATCCTGACAGAAGTATGACTTCATGCCGTGGAAAATACCGATGCGTCCGGTGTTTACTGTAGCTGCCGTCTCAAATGTATCGATGCCTCTTCCGGCAGCCTCGCATCCGATAAGGCGAACACCTTCATCTGGAATGAAGTTATAGAAGCTTCCGATGGCATTTGAGCCGCCGCCTACGCAGGCGATGACAGCATCAGGTAGTCTGCCTTCAGCTTCAAGTATCTGAGCGCGTGCTTCCTTTGAAATAACAGCCTGAAAATCACGGACGATAGTCGGGAAAGGATGCGGTCCCATTACGGAACCTAAGCAGTAATGCGTATCGGAAATACGCTTTGTCCATTCACGCATTGCCTCGGAAACTGCATCCTTGAGTGTTGCTGTTCCGGCTGTTACAGGGATAACTTCAGCGCCGAGAAGTCTCATACGGTAAACGTTGAGTGCCTGACGCTTTGTGTCCTCCTCGCCCATGAAAACAACGCATTCCATTCCGAGAAGTGCGGCAGCAGTTGCAGTTGCAACACCGTGCTGACCTGCACCTGTTTCAGCTATAAGACGTGTCTTGCCCATTTTCTTGGCGAGAAGTGCCTGACCGAGAACGTTGTTGATCTTGTGTGATCCTGTGTGGTTGAGGTCTTCCCTCTTAAGATAGATCTTAGCTCCGCCGAGATCCTTTGTCATCTTTTCCGCATAGTAGAGAAGTGACGGCCTTCCTGCATAGTTATTTAACAGTTCCGTGAGTTCTTTGTTGAATTCCGGATCATCCTTGTATTTGTTATATGCACTTTCGAGTTCGATAACGGCATTCATCAGTGTTTCAGGTATGTACTGACCGCCGTGAACGCCGAAACGTCCTTTTGACTGTGACATTAAAATCTTTCCTTTCTTACTGCTTCTGCAAATTTTATCATCTTGTTTTTATCCTTTACCCCATCCGTTTCAAGCCCCGAACTTACATCTACTGCGTACGGGTGAAGGTCGTTTACTGCCCGGGATACGTTTTTCGGATCAAGACCTCCGGCGAGGAAATACGGCCTTTTCGCATTTTTAAGAACGGACCAGTCGAAGGTAAGTCCGCTTCCCTTTCCGGAGTCGAGGAGGATATGATCGGCGCATGAGGTTTCGGCCTTTTTTACATCATCCTCTGATTTTATCTGAAAAGCGCGGATGACCGGAACGCCGTTTTCCTGCAGGCGTTTTACCAGTTCCACAGGCTCATTTCCATGAAGCTGAGCTATTCGGATCGATCCGAGATTTACGGTATGCATGATCTCTTCAAAGTCCGAGTCAACGAAAACTCCAACCGGTACAATACTTTTATCAAGCTTTGCTGCAAGCTCTGCCGCCTTTTCCGGTGTGACATAACGGCTGCTTTTTTTCGCAAAAACAAAACCGATGTAATCCGGTCTTACTTCATTGGCAAATGCGATATCTTCAGGTTTTGAAAGTCCGCACATTTTTATTTTCGTACTCATTTTCCACCCTTTAATTCCGCAAGCTTCGCCTTCTTGTCTTCTGCCTTCATAAGTGTTTCACCGATGAGAACGGCATTTACGCCGGATTTTCTGAGTTCTGATATATCTTCAGCTGATTTTACCCCGCTCTCGGAAACAAAGATGATGTTTTCGGGAACAAGCTCACGCATTCTGCGGCTGTTGCCTGTATCGACTGAAAAATCCTTCAGGTTGCGGTTGTTTACACCGATAAGTCTTGCACCGCAGCGGACCGCCATGGCGATCTCGTTTTCATCGTGAGTCTCAACAAGTGCGGAAATTCCGAGCTCATCGCATATGCCCATGTATTCACGTATCCGTTCTTCGGAAAGAATGGAACAGATAAGGAGCACTGCCTTCGCACCGAGGAGCTTTGCTTCGTAGATCATGTACGGATCCACTGTAAAATCCTTGCGGATACACGGAATATTCACGTTTGCCGTTATCTCGCGGAGATAATCGTCACTGCCGAGGAACCACTTCGGTTCGGTGAGAACTGAAATGCAGTCGGCACCGGCAGCCTCGTATTCCTTCGCTATTTTAAGATACGGAAAATCCTCCGCAATTACGCCCTTTGAAGGAGATGCCTTCTTGCATTCGCAGATGAATGCTATATCATCCTTCTTAAGCGCCTTTTCAAATTCAAAGTTTCCCTTCGGAAGCGAAAGAGCTTTTTCCTTCACTTCTTCGAAAGGATGTATTTTCTTTGCTTCAGCCACACGTTCTTCCGCATGGTAAGCAAGTTCGTCGAGAATAGTCATGTCCCGCTCCTTAGCTGTTTGAAATTTCCTTTACCTTTTCGAGAACTGCAAGAGCCTTGCCGGAATCGATAAGTTCGGCAGCCTTCTTTACGCCTTCTTCCATAGAAGCGGCCTTTCCGCCGATGTAGATACCAGCACCGGCATTGAGTAAAACTGCATTTCTCTTGTGTCCCTTTATCTCGCCTGAAAGGATACCGCGTGTTATAGCCGCATTTTCCGCAGGATCGCCGCCGAGAAGATCTTCCTTGCTGCAGCGTTCGAAGCCGAACTGTTCCGGTGTGATAACGTAGTTCTTCATCCAGCCGTCCTTGTATTCGCAGACCTTAGTAGGTGCACTGAGTGATATTTCATCAAGTTTTTCAGTTCCGTAAACTACCATACCGCTCTTTGAACCGAGCTTCATGAGAACTTCGGCAACAGGTTCGAGAAGAATGCTGTCGTAAACGCCGAGAAGATGATGCTTCGGGCAGGCAGGATTGGTAAGAGGTCCGAGGATGTTGAACACTGTACGGAAACCGAGTTCCTTTCTTATAGGTGCAACGTACTTCATTGATGTGTGGTACTTCTGGGCAAAGAAGAAGCAGAAACCGGCTTTGTCGAGAAGTTCACGGCACTTGTCAGTATCAAGAGCAATGTTTACTCCGAGCGCTTCGAGGCAGTCCGCAGTACCGGACTTTGATGAAGCCGCACGGTTGCCGTGCTTGGAAACGAGTACTCCTGAAGCAGCGATGACCATTGCTGAAGTAGTGGAAATGTTGAAGCTGTTTGAGTTGTCGCCGCCGGTACCTACGATCTCGAAAAGATCGTCGTCGTTTTCGAACTTTGTTGCAGCATCACGCATTGCTGCTGCACAGCCTGTGATCTCGTCGATGGTTTCAGCCTTTGTGCTCTTGGT from Ruminococcus sp. HUN007 includes:
- a CDS encoding AAA family ATPase yields the protein MYIQRDIDKTLQQWKEEKKHKPLILRGVRQCGKTSAIRHLSEQFENYIEINFEKHSELCSLFEGNFDIKAIIIKLELFFSSKITTGKTLLFIDEIQECPRAVTALRYFYEDMPELHVIAAGSLLEFVLNGKGVKKETIDFPVGRVRSIFMYPFSFTEYLRGTKKEILADYLKQHDGNTDNPAHEQLISEYKTFLVVGGMPEAIAEYIDSGSLFNCQQIHRDIITNFIDDFNKYRSDVPADIIRKVFDYAVHNVCGQTKSSSAIKGISAYYFDTGIDLLRRAGLVYPVKASSCDTIPLGSCEKETNKKLLLFDTGIYLTVCGLNTYELLSSDIFDEMNKGNVVEMQTGLEIIKYTNPYTESSLHYWYRSGANAEIDYAIIKENTVIPVEVKAAGKGSMQSMHSFLETHPSSKYGIRVSLENFNNYDNIRVYPVYAVSKFCN
- a CDS encoding RICIN domain-containing protein, which encodes MLVKKLLSVLVMLCILFNTANLSSLEAATFEDINQSSVFITQNTNYTCTLAAATILLRRTAMMRGDSDWDTITESAVRSTAWLEGAGLLNSFEYKGIVIKNRRFNSGRAGLISLLEEHPEGIVIYRSGIHAMVLTDYTDGVFYLADTGGFGPAYTRFPETQMAQNANSGLTIDNVDQIWYAESPDVNLDSPFNNYTKADLGSEFYASIYNSSLDVALSFDESNVYGAKSNDGDEHLWKFVKQSDGGYTITNRKSGLSLDVSNYGTSGGTNIQLCEFSGNSAQQFYIYNAGDGYLIKPKCSNLVFDLETFNNFNLATYPLDENLENKKFLIKKYYCDNKLSDFGDEFDAYIYNRKLKRYLTENGFNVSGEEKSNLENQIWHFTKNSDGGYFIKNKSSSLNMDVLNFGSENGTNIQLIDPVNNLAQLFYIYESHDGFIFRPACSDLVFDLEKFNSYNLATYELDDYYDNKEFSIIKLTDEDIVLGDCNNDGTISAADIVALKKWLLNIEGAEININAADFNQNGSVDILDFIMLKTQFLA
- a CDS encoding dockerin type I repeat-containing protein: MMRGDSDWGTITENAVRSTAWLEGAGLFNSFEYKGIVIKNRRFNSGRAGLISLLEEHPEGIVIYRSGIHAMVLTDYTDGIFYLADTGGFGPAYTRFPETQMAQNANSGLTIDNVDQIWYVESPDVSIVSNDLTVSAGYSTSNTEFSWNQVENADYYNLRIWKDKLWEGDDFKTEWDCKDTKCDLKLPSGTYFAYVDVVYPDDSYKMTNVVEFKVEDGTLLYFEQGNSSAETVFSWNSVDGASSYDLKIWKDHKVWDGEAYHIEWGITGTEFSTVLPAGKYEAYLDTTKNEEYVKMSNIISFEIKNGSKLSVETGTENQATSFEWNSIPNAKSFNLKIWKDKLWDGDSYFEKSNLTELSYDVLLPKGYYEAYVDSIFDDDTYNMSNVIKFTIEKNSLKGDCNNDGTISAADIVALKKWLLNIEGAEINIDTADFNQNGSVDILDFIMLKAHFL
- the trpA gene encoding tryptophan synthase subunit alpha, which translates into the protein MSKIRNAFADGKAFIPFITCGDPDLETTEKVVRAAVENGADLIELGIPFSDPTAEGPVIQGANIRALAGGITTDKIFDFVTKLRKDITIPLVFMTYANVVFSYGAERFMKRSNETGIDGIILPDLPFEEKEEFADVAAKYDVDLISLIAPTSADRVAMIAKDATGFIYVVSSLGVTGMRSEITTDLSGIIKVIRENTDVPCAVGFGISRPEQAEKMAALSDGAIVGSAIIKLLEKHGKDAAPYVGEYVKSMKDAVRKA
- the trpB gene encoding tryptophan synthase subunit beta — its product is MSQSKGRFGVHGGQYIPETLMNAVIELESAYNKYKDDPEFNKELTELLNNYAGRPSLLYYAEKMTKDLGGAKIYLKREDLNHTGSHKINNVLGQALLAKKMGKTRLIAETGAGQHGVATATAAALLGMECVVFMGEEDTKRQALNVYRMRLLGAEVIPVTAGTATLKDAVSEAMREWTKRISDTHYCLGSVMGPHPFPTIVRDFQAVISKEARAQILEAEGRLPDAVIACVGGGSNAIGSFYNFIPDEGVRLIGCEAAGRGIDTFETAATVNTGRIGIFHGMKSYFCQDEYGQIAPVYSISAGLDYPGVGPEHAHLHDIGRAEYVPVTDDEAVNAFEYLSRTEGIIPAIESSHAVAYAMKLAPTMDKDKIIIITISGRGDKDCAAIARYRGEDIHE
- a CDS encoding phosphoribosylanthranilate isomerase, which gives rise to MSTKIKMCGLSKPEDIAFANEVRPDYIGFVFAKKSSRYVTPEKAAELAAKLDKSIVPVGVFVDSDFEEIMHTVNLGSIRIAQLHGNEPVELVKRLQENGVPVIRAFQIKSEDDVKKAETSCADHILLDSGKGSGLTFDWSVLKNAKRPYFLAGGLDPKNVSRAVNDLHPYAVDVSSGLETDGVKDKNKMIKFAEAVRKERF
- the trpC gene encoding indole-3-glycerol phosphate synthase TrpC; translation: MTILDELAYHAEERVAEAKKIHPFEEVKEKALSLPKGNFEFEKALKKDDIAFICECKKASPSKGVIAEDFPYLKIAKEYEAAGADCISVLTEPKWFLGSDDYLREITANVNIPCIRKDFTVDPYMIYEAKLLGAKAVLLICSILSEERIREYMGICDELGISALVETHDENEIAMAVRCGARLIGVNNRNLKDFSVDTGNSRRMRELVPENIIFVSESGVKSAEDISELRKSGVNAVLIGETLMKAEDKKAKLAELKGGK